One Acanthochromis polyacanthus isolate Apoly-LR-REF ecotype Palm Island chromosome 6, KAUST_Apoly_ChrSc, whole genome shotgun sequence DNA segment encodes these proteins:
- the zgpat gene encoding zinc finger CCCH-type with G patch domain-containing protein, protein MDEESLEAAITAYGAQLQQVELALSAVEDSTQQSDLLKLKEDLRQLIELTEASLVSVKKSQLLASLEDSSGPEATADTNGTNGGLDSEFAAFYSELGESSGSSSDKAGEGGVVDCEDEEEENEEEEDALSGAKVRAPYRTSWGTLEYHNAMVVGAELPDGDEAQVRVLYIYPTQKSMKPCPFYLEDKCRFPDNCRFSHGDVVYVSELRDFVECDLSNLEEGSSCLARHEDGIWYPAKITEIDSGFYTVKFDSLLLKDVVVEADCVIPPLRENDPLSSDSELDEIGDGDAMGFAKVIDSTVESTETSNSATFGGWEAHTRGIGSKLLLKMGYEYGKGLGKLQEGRVEPVMAVVLPKGKSLDQCAELTQKRTQSKAAKDGTGHPKRRKKPRVATRGGHTVFDFLNHKLGGKNADPAEGGAAAPSTATGVEAYRGGQSTKRSLNVKLFQAAERVSQTEREIQKLNESLSRQTGRDSSRVKQLEEKLSAARRLLAQQKAQELSIQREHKKADTHKKMTEF, encoded by the exons ATGGATGAAGAAAGCCTCGAGGCAGCTATCACTGCCTATGGTGCCCAGCTGCAGCAGGTGGAGTTGGCCCTGTCTGCTGTCGAGGACTCCACCCAGCAGTCAGACCTGCTCAAACTGAAGGAAGACCTTCGCCAGCTTATAGAGCTCACTGAGGCCAGTCTAGTGTCCGTCAAAAAGAGTCAGTTGCTGGCCAGCCTTGAGGACAGTAGTGGACCAGAGGCAACAGCTGATACGAACGGTACAAATGGTGGTCTGGACTCCGAGTTTGCTGCTTTTTACTCTGAACTGGGGGAGTCGTCAGGCAGTAGCTCTGATAAGGCGGGAGAAGGTGGGGTTGTGGATTGTGAAGAcgaggaagaagaaaatgaggaagaagaagatgcGCTTAGTGGTGCCAAAGTAAGAGCGCCCTACAGGACCTCATGGGGGACACTGGAGTATCACAATGCAATGGTGGTGGGGGCAGAACTGCCAGATGGAGATGAGGCACAAGTAAGAGTACTCTACATCTACCCCACCCAGAAGTCCATGAAGCCCTGTCCATTCTACCTGGAGGACAAATGTCGCTTTCCAGATAACTGCAG GTTTTCTCATGGCGATGTGGTGTATGTCTCGGAGCTCAGAGACTTTGTGGAGTGTGACCTCAGTAATCTTGAAGAAGGCTCTTCCTGCCTGGCTCGACATGAGGACGGCATCTGGTACCCAGCCAAAATCACAG AGATTGACAGTGGATTCTACACTGTGAAATTTGACTCACTGTTGCTGAAAGATGTTGTGGTCGAGGCCGACTGCGTTATCCCACCGCTGAGAGAAAATGACCCGCTCTCCTCTGACTCTGAGCTGGATGAGATTGGAGATGGAGACGCTATGGGATTCGCAAAAG TTATAGACTCCACAGTGGAATCCACAGAAACGTCAAACAGTGCTACTTTTGGTGGCTGGGAGGCACATACCAGAGGGATCGGGTCCAAGCTTCTGCTCAAAATGGGCTATGAATATGGGAAAG GCCTGGGAAAGCTGCAGGAAGGTCGAGTAGAGCCAGTGATGGCGGTCGTCCTACCCAAAGGTAAGTCTCTGGACCAGTGTGCCGAACTCACCCAGAAACGCACCCAGAGCAAAGCCGCTAAAGATGGCACAGGCCATCCAAAGCGGCGCAAAAAGCCCCGAGTCGCCACCAGAGGGGGCCACACTGTCTTTGACTTTCTCAACCACAAGCTCGGAGGCAAGAACGCTGATCCTGCTGAGGGGGGTGCTGCTGCGCCGTCAACAGCGACTGGGGTGGAGGCTTACAGGGGAGGGCAAAGCACCAAGAGGAGTCTAAATGTGAAGCTGTTCCAAGCTGCTGAGAGGGTGTCCCAGACTGAGAGGGAGATCCAGAAACTGAATGAGTCACTCAGCAGACAGACTGGAAG GGATTCATCCAGAGTGAAGCAGCTGGAAGAGAAGCTGTCAGCAGCCCGCCGGCTGCTGGCCCAGCAGAAAGCCCAGGAGCTGTCCATCCAGAGAGAGCACAAGAAGGCTGACACACACAAGAAGATGACTGAGTTCTGA